The Physeter macrocephalus isolate SW-GA chromosome 17, ASM283717v5, whole genome shotgun sequence nucleotide sequence ACAAAAGGAGAAATCCTAACACAAGTGGGTGTTCCACCAGCCACGTCAGTGGTGTCGTCTCATATCATGTAGCCTCTGGGAACCCCGAGAACAAGAGTGAAAAAGTTAAACGATGTTATGAAAATAGGCTTGACTTCGCAGACCCCGTGAAGGGGTGTCAGGACCCCCGGGGTCCCTGGACCACGTGTTGAGAACACGTATCTAGACCCCAGAGCCCTCCCGTCCCAACCAGAGAGAGCTTCCACGGTGCCCGCGTGGCCATGGCCAACCCCAAGGCCCAGGGCTCCTTACTCTTTGGGTCGTTTCTCAGGCCCCTCCTTTGCCTTCCTGCTGTGACCGCCATTGTCACCGCTgtgctttctcttcttccccaaaTGCTGCTGCATCTCCCACAGAGGGTCCAGGCGGTTCTTGATCTTCTCATCTGGTCCTGGACCAGAAGCGGGGCCGCCCCGCCTTGGGGGGAGCTGGTACCAAGGGAGCTGAGTCTGGGCTTCCGCTGCACTCTGGCCCAGGTACGTCAGGATGCCCAGAGCCTTCTCTTGCCTCTCCTGAGGAAGACAGAAAATGTGGAAGTGAGAATGTCAAAAGAGTGTCTCCCCTTGGGGAACCCAGGGACACCCAGGGCTCCCGAGGCAGAACCAGACACCGAGCCAACAGGCCTGTCATGAGCCAActctgccaggtgctggggacacaacaGACCAGCACGTGTGGGGCTCCTGCTCCGGGGGCACAATGGCAGCTTCAGAAACAAAAAGCACAGGAAGGAGGGGACAGGGTGGAGCTGCTTTAGGTTAGGGTTCGAAAGCAGGCATCTTTGGGGAGACAACTGAAGAAAAACCTGGGAGAAGCAAGCAAGGAAGAGGAGTGACTGAGGCGGGGGTTGGAGGCAAGTTCAGAGTTTGATGGGAAATCCCTGAGAGCAGGTGAGTGACAggatctgatttacatttaaaagcCCCTTAACACTTCCCAAATATCTATAGGCTGCTCTGGACAGCAGGTTAGAGACCTGAGAGGTCTGTACGCAGCTGCCGGCAACAACCAACACCTCCTAAGTGCTGCGTCTGGGTACCGTTCTGAGTTCCCTACATTAGCTTGTTTAATCCCCACCACATCCCTAAACACTCCATAGTCACACCTGACGGGCCAGgtgctccccttcccccagctccatcCATGACTCTGACGAAGAGGGCAAGACCGACTTACTTTCTCTCGTCGCTTCTCTTCCTCGTACTCTTTATTGCCCCTGCTcacccccttcccttcttccagCAGCTCCCGAAACAGATCCACAGGGCCGGAACTGCTTGGGGCTCCCGCTGCTGCCGCTCGAGCCGCAGGCAGTGAGTTCTGATGCCTGGCTTTCTTCCGTAGGAATTCTGTGCGGGCCTGGGGGAAAAGAAAGGTATAGGCGGAGCATTCGGAACCTAGATGTGACTCAAGGAACTGTGAGCCTGGTGCCGAGCACAGAAAACCGCAGGCCGTGGTGCTGGGGGCTGTAAAGGAAGGGAGCAGGGGCGCTGGGAGCCCAGAAGAGGCACCTATCCCAGCCTGcggagagggggagggagtgaGGCAACGCCTGGGTTTGTAAGCTACCTTTCAAACAGCAAACCAGGGGGCTTCCCGATCTCGAGCGACACGGTGAAAACCGCTACGAAGGCAGCCAGTTCGTGTATTAGGACAGGTGATCTGAATTCCAGGCAGGGCTCCATATCACTATCCCCAGTTGATTTGCAATTTCTACTgataaatgtgaatttaaaaaaccctgactgggcttccctggtggcgcagtggttgacagtccgcctgccgatgcaggggacacgggttcgtgccccggtccgggaagatcccacgtgNNNNNNNNNNNNNNNNNNNNNNNNNNNNNNNNNNNNNNNNNNNNNNNNNNNNNNNNNNNNNNNNNNNNNNNNNNNNNNNNNNNNNNNNNNNNNNNNNNNNNNNNNNNNNNNNNNNNNNNNNNNNNNNNNNNNNNNNNNNNNNNNNNNNNNNNNNNNNNNNNNNNNNNNNNNNNNNNNNNNNNNNNNNNNNNNNNNNNNNNNNNNNNNNNNNNNNNNNNNNNNNNNNNNNNNNNNNNNNNNNNNNNNNNNNNNNNNNNNNNNNNNNNNNNNNNNNNNNNNNNNNNNNNNNNNNNNNNNNNNNNNNNNNNNNNNNNNNNNNNNNNNNNNNNNNNNNNNNNNNNNNNNNNNNNNNNNNNNNNNNNcgggagaggccacaacagtgagaggcccgcgtaccgcaaaaaaaaaaaccccagaaaaacaaaaaaaaccccaacaacccTATCTCCCAGCCAGTGTTGACAATCAGATTAGCCAAAGGACAGGAAGCTAGGTGTAAACCAAACAGGTTAGGAGTTATAAAGAGAGCCTCCAGTGTTCGTGTGTGGGTAGCGGTGCAGGCAAAAGGCTCGCCCGACAGAGCGGAACTGACTTGTTCCACTGTCATTTCGCTGTGTCTTCCTCTCTGAAGCCATCTCACTTCTCTGTACAAGGGAAATGACAGCCTCTCTAAGAACGAACAGTGCTTGAGAGATCTGGCAAGTCAAGCGCTCTGCACGGGGCGAGCATACAGTAGGCGCTTACTACATAGGGAGTTTGTGCAGGTCAACTAAAAAGTCCGAGTTTCCTTGAATTGTCCAGGGCTTCGTTTATTCATGAGCTCCTTCTCTAGGAGTGGGGAGAACCAAGACCAGGGAGAGTTCGAGGTGGGATCCGCGAAAGACCGCACACGCTTCCACGGAGCCCGGCCCCTAATTCCGCACGGTGTGCGTTGCGTCTGCGCGCCGCCCCACTTCCGGTCCCTCCCGAGGCGCCTGGGCGCTCCGCCCCAGAGCCTCGCCCGGCCGGACTAGGAGCTTACCTCTTGCTGAGCGAGCAGCACCCTCCGCTCAcgctctttctcctcctcccggGCTTGGGCCTCGTCACGCCGCACGCGGGCGACATTGTCCTTGTTCCGGACGTGCCAGCTCTTCTTGGGTAGGATATTCATGGCGCCGTAGCTGTCCACGGACTGGCAGGCCCGCCTTCTAGTACTTCAGATTGGCGAGAGGATGGCCCCTCCCTGTCTCGGCCATGGATTGGCCCTGGACTATTTGGCACACCCCTCTGGGTCTGTAGCGAAAGTTGATTGGCTGAGACGCCCACCTCCCATCGCCCGGAATTGCGCGCGGTGTCGCCTAGCGACCGCCTCTTATCAAGATTCTGAGTCAATCACAAGTGTCCCCGCCCGGACGCTTCTGAACGCGGCCTCTGATTGGCTGGCACTCCGGCCAGGTCCTCTCGCGGAAGAGCCCGCCGCGCCGACCCACAGGTAAACACATTTGACTGGCTTATGTCCCGCTGATGCCTTGCCCCGCCTTCCGGACGCGAGTTTCAAAAAGCGCTCAGCAGCCTCTGCTGTGTTTATTGGTACTAGAAAGAGGTTCACTGGAGAGTCAGGGACTTAGCAGTGAATCCCAGGGCTGGAAAAGCATGGGGTCTTCTCCAGTTAGCTCATTTTCCAAATGATGTGGCCGAGGCTTACAAAGGATCTGAGGGCAGGTCTGGGTCTGAAAGTGGGACGTCACCCTGAGCCAGGCTGGAGAGGTCAAAGAGCTCTGTTGGCCGAGCTCAGCGCCACAACGCGCTGTGCCAGGAAGACTTTATTCTGCGCCTCCTGAGGTAAAGGGTAAAGAGAGGTGGAGATGAGACAGATTTTCTCTCCACCGGTGTCCCTTGCCATATTCCCCAGGACCCCTTCCCAGGGACCGGGCCTGGCTCACCGTCTCTATCTGGCGTTTGAGTTCAGAGATGAGGCGTCCATATGAGTTAGCCAGGGCCACGGTATACGCCATCAGGATGCTAGAAGAGACGGAATGGAAGCTACTCCCCAAACGCCCTTAGAATATATATCTTCAACGTAGGGCTCTTTAGTAATCAGGAGTCTGGACCTCCTCCTTCAGACTCAAGAAGTCTAGTATCCCAGCCCCCTCCTTTCCTCAGACCCAAGAgtctgggcccccagcccccttctctcTTGGAAGCAGGCAGCGGGACCCCAGGTCAGACATTCAAACTCAGACCCAGGAGTCTAGGGCTCTCACCTGGAGATCAGCAGAAGAGGCACAGCAAAAGCCTGGGTccccaggaagaagagaaattccCGGGCAGTCTGAGGGAGCTTGCAAACAGACTCGGGGATCTCGGCCCAGATGGACGGCTGCCCCCGGAATGGACCACACAGCTTAGAAGGTGGGATCCTGAAGTCAGAGACAGGCAGAGCTCAAGGATGGCCCAAAGTCAGAAccctggagaaaggaggaaggagggagggagaggcaggtgcCTCGCACACTTACAGGAagatgctataaagcacaggaacgGTGGAGATGGCCAGACCCAGGAGAAGGACCAGGGGGAAGAAGAAGTTCACAGTGGAGGCCCGAAAGGTGCGGGAGGCCGGGGAGCAGGTGGAGAAGAGGGTGatctggtggggggggggatgagGGAATCTGAGCCCCAAACTCTCCTTCTCCACCATCCAGGAGCCCTGGTCCCTGGCCTCCTCTCCTCAGTCAGGATCTAGTAGTCCACGACCCTGGCATCCTCCCCCGCCAGGACCCAGTAGTCACATCCCTCAAGTCCCCTCCTCCCCCTAGGACCCAGAAGCCCAAGCCCCAATACCTCCCGCTTCAGACCCAAGGGTgctccccacccctcaccttCTTCAAATAGAAAAGCAGCAGGAACTTGGCCGTGTTGAGCAAAGGCAGTAAAGGGCAGAAAAAACTCCCCACCCAGACCACTGTCTGTGCGTAGATGAGCCCCAGCACTTCGTCAGGCACCTGGAACTCCAGGGTCCCCGCAAAACGACCCAGCGCCCCGGGACAGAGGCCACAGAGCAGCCTGAGGGGCGGAGCGAGGCCGGGCCGAATCAGAGGCAGGCCGGCCACGGGTTTCCCCGCCTTCACCGTCCCGCCCACCAATCGGAAGTGAGCATATCTGGGGGTGGGACGGAGCCTTCAAGGTTCCGGAGGGGGTGTGTCTAGAGGGCGGGGCTTGAGGCGTAGAGGTAATCATGGCAGTAGGGACAGGGCCACAGGGAAGTGATTACCAAACTCGTGGAGGGGCGGGGTCTGCGGACAGGGCAGTCAGAAGCAGGGCTAGAAAGGGGCGGGGCGAAAGAGAAAACTGGGTGCTGGGCGGGGCCACAGCAAGGGGCGGGACTCTCACTTCCGAGGAAACTGGATGAGCAGCGTGACTGCCAGGCCGGTCAGGAGATCAAACAGCAGGAGTTTGTACATCTCCTGTCCCAGGCGAGTCTCCCAGCACTGAGGAAGGAAGAACAGGTCACAAAGACCTCAGGAACCAGACACCTGTAGACCCGAACATCTGAGTCTCCAAACTGCAAGCGTATGAGATTCTATCAATACTTTCTCTGGGggtcttcaggtttttttttaatccataccCCTGTCCTCAAGGGGAAGGCATTCTAGCACCCCAAGCTCCCCCTTCCTCCCAAGCTAGGGGTCCGGACCCACCGGGCTCCTCCTTTCCTTCAAGGACCCAGGAgtccatcccccccacccctcttccTCACCGGAAGTTCTTTGTAATTGTAGCCACAGGTTTTGCACCCCTCAGCGTCCGCATCTCCCCCGCAAGTGATCTGATtccagagagagaagagcaggacCAGCAGGGAGGCCAGACGGAGAAACACTGTCCTggcaaggggaagagagagaaagggaatcaGCACTGACCGAGTGCCCACCACGTGCCTGGACCCTCCTGTGTGGAGCGTGCTCACAAttctccccatttcccagatgaagaaaactgaggctcagtgacaGGAAGAGccgggatttgaatccagatcccACTGGATTCCCATATCCTGACGATTTCAGTCTCTTATTTGCTACAACCAATGTCCCCCGACCAGCCCCACCATcatccccagcccaccccaggaGTCCAGAACCTGAGCAGGATAAAAACGATCTGACGGCTCCTGGTGTAGCCCTCCAGTGGGGCAATGAGCTTGAACACCGGTGGCAGCACGAAGTTGACCCCGGAGATGAAGATGGACGGAAGGTAATCCACCACGAGCTTCAGCAGTGGCATCCCCTGGATAAGAGGCATCTCCTAGGAGGGAGGGTGGACCAAGAGAAGAGGCTCTGGGGTCCTGCAGGAGCCATGCTTAACAtcctcccccagcctcttccTCCTTCATCACCCTGAACTCCAAAGTCCAAACATaatcctccccgccccccccccacacacacaccaatccCTCCTCTCTGAGATTCCAGGAATCataggcctcagtctcctccaccCCTGGAAAGGTAGGTTCCAGGCCCTTTCCTCCCCCGGGGCCCTCCACACCTGCAGCTTCACAGTGGCCCCTGTAGCCCAGTAGACGCCGTAGAAGGCTGCCCCCAGGAGTGCCACCACCGCCATGTTGAGCAGCACCCGCACCGACCACACCCTGGCTTGCTGGCCCAGCGTCCGCACCGCAGCCTGGCGCCGCACcgctgcttcctccagctccacctAAGGCCGGAAGAGACGTCCACTTGGGTTCCATTACCCTAGGTGCTGCCTGtggtccagagcccaggctcaaCGTGAACCGATGCAGCACCGCCCCTCCAAGAACATCTATAATCCTTATCTCAACCCATCCAGGGCCCTCCAGGTCACATTTGAGATCTGGCTCCGCCCCCAAGGCCCCGCCCAACACATCCAGCTCCTCCCAGGACCCGCCCAGCACTCATGCCTGGTGCTTTGGAGTTACAGTTCTACTTTATCAAGCCCTTTCTGGCCACACCCTTCTCTTACCTTTGAACCGAGGAGCTTTAGGTACCGCCCCTTTCCTGCTGCTAGCTTTTTCCTGTACCCTTTGACTGCAGGCATCCCTGTAGTGGCCTTGTCCCCTTTCCCCCAAGGCCCGCCTCCTTAGAAGAAAGCTCCGCCCAGCATCTTTCTGGAGGCCGGTCCCTGGTCTATGCCCCGCCCATCCTCTCAACCCCGCCCCCTCGGGTGACATCGGTTGTAGGCCCCCCGCCCCTAAGCGCACCTGCAACTCAAATAGGATGTTGCGCTGGCGCAGCCGCACGTGGGCCTCCCCGCTGAGGCCGAAGTCCCAGGCAGAGAACACCCGGTGGCTGTAGCTGGTTACGGCCCCTGACTCGGCCAACAGCGTCTGTTTCAGCCCAGACACCGAGCTAAGAGAGGGGAGATCCGAGAGATGGGGTGTAGCAGGACAGCCACAAGCAGGGGGGATACCCCTCTCCCCTTCTGGGGCAAACAGGGAAAACGAACTCTAACATCTTGGGCATTGGGAGAGTTCCACCTGGTGGAGACACATACAGTCATTGTCGCCCAAGACCAAGAAAGAGATTCAGAGAGGCCCAGAGGAGGCCAGACACccgaaaagaaaagacagaaacctAAGAGATAAGGACAGCTCTCCAGAGAGAGGAGAACAGAGACCCTGGGGAGAGAGAGCTTTAGAGGGAAGACTGAGACCCCCATAGGGGGGCAGAGATTCCAAGAAAAGGGGACAAagactcagagaaaaagagatggagaaaggtgCGGGGGGGTCAGAGACTCAGAAAAGGAGAGGGCAGGTAAAGAGACTGGAGAGTGGGGGACAAAGACCCAGGGAGGGGATAGAAaaccagagaaaaggaaagacacaGGACACTGAGCAGGAAGACTCCACATCCACCTTCGCTGCCCCGGCGCTGGCCCCCGTCACCTCTCAAGTGGGCCCACCTGCTCTCCCTGCTAACACTTGTGCCCGGTCCCCGCTCCCGAGCTAGTAGAGCCTTCCTTTTATGCGGATCCGATGGCATTCCCACTTAAAACCTATTCCGcagcttctctttgttttttgggttttttttttaatctttcggCTGTGCCCTGCAGCATGcgggagtcttatccactggaccaccagggaagtcacagcTTCTCTTTGTTCTTGAGTCCTAGGCTCCTTCATAGCATAGCCCCCCTGATCCGGCCCCCACCTACTTCTCCAGGCTCAAATCctgtcccccccgcccctcctcgcCTTTCATTTCCCAACCTCTttccaccacagggcctttgcacccaCAGTCCTCTCTGTCTGCAGTGCTGGTGTCCTGGCTGTTCACCTGGCTGGCTCCCTCCCACCATTCCTGTCTTTCTCTACGGCTCACTTCCTCAGAGAGTTCTTTACTGACCACTCCATCTAATGAGGGTGCCCACCCATTATTCTCTATCACACGGGGGCAGCAAACTACGGCCCTGGGACCAaatcctgtttttgtaaataaagtttgattggcacacagccacacccCTCATTTTCCTACTGTCCACAGCTGCTTTTGCCCCGCAGACTCTAGCTgagacagagaccacatggcccgcaaagatgaaaatatttcctacctggccttcatttttttatcagaaaaaaaaattgtgctgatCCCTGCTCTATGCTCTATCGTATCCtcccatttgttttctatatagtaCAGCTCCCAAACTCAAATCGCTGACTTGCTTGTTTATTTAACAGTCTTACCTCAAAATTTATCTCCCCTACTCGACTGTAAGCTGTACAAAGGTGGGGGGACCCCCATCTGGTGTTCCTGGGCCCTGTCGCGGCGCCTGGCATTtaggaaacacttttttttttttttttttttttgcggtacgcgggcctctcactgttgtgggctctcccgttgcggagcacaggctccggacgcgcaggctcagctctcactgttgtgggctctcccgttgcggagcacaggctccagacgcgcaggcgcagcggccacggctcaagggcccagccgctccgcggcgtgtgggatcctcccggaccggggcacgaacccgcgtcccctgcatcggcaggcggactcccaaccgctgcgccaccggggaagccctcttggTTTCTTTCTTGATCCTAGTCCCTTCCCTTGGGGATCTCCCAGGCGTGCCTGAATGCCAGTGCGTCTCAGGTTTGTAACTTCAGTCCAGACTCCTCTGCAGAACCCACGTATGCAACTGCCTACTCAATCTTCCCTCATCAGTCCAAAAGACATCCCAGAATCAACTGGTGCAAAACTGTGCACCCCGGATATTCCCCGACAAAGCCTGTTCTTTCTGCAGCCCTCCCCATCTCAACTGACAGCAAACACCCGGAGTCATTCTTCACTTCCATCATTCACCACACCCCACATGCAATTATCAGAGAATCCTGCGGGCTTTCCTCTCAACGTATTTACAGTCTCCCTTTATATAAAGAACAAACGGGCCAAAAGCAAGCTATAGTGTCAATAGGAACAATGGcggctgggcagggggtgggcatGCAGTAAGCTGAGGAGACATTGAGGAGCTTCTGGAAGCTAgtcatgttctatttcttgatgtGGATGGGAAAGGTACCAAGATCTATACTTTGTACATTTttctggatgtgtgtgtgtgtgtgtgtgtgtgtgtgttttgtcatGCCAcgcagctttcaggatcttagttccccaaccagggattgaacccaggcccccgcagtgaaagcacagcatcctaaccactggaccaccagggaattccctgtgattttttatttttaatgagaaatatatatggtcaattaatatttgacaaggaagcCCACAtactcagtggggaaaggatagtctcttcaataaatggtgttgggaaagctggatatccacatgcagaagacTGACATTAGACCCCAACCTTaaaccattcacaaaaattaactctaaacgGATTTAATACTTAagcataagacctgaaactgaaaaactcctagaagaaaacagaagaaaatctccTTGACGCTGGTGAGCAACGTTCttttggatgtgacaccaaaagcccaagtaaccaaaggaaaaattaataaatgggacTACTAAAAAGCTtatacacagcaaaagaaacaatccaaaAAAGGAAGAGGcgacctacagaatgagagaaaatacgtGCCTATCatctatctgataaagggttaataactaaaatatagaaagaattcatataactcaatagcaaaaaaacaaaacaaaacaaaacaccaaccaaccaaccaacccaaacaaccccattaaaaaatgggcagaggaactgaatagacattttttcaaagaaggcaAGCAGATGGCCGACAGGTATATAAAAAggtgctcaatgtcactaatcctccgggaaatgcaaatcaaaatcatgagctatcacctcacacctgtcagaaaaactgtcactgggcttccctggtggcgcagtggttaagactctgcctaccaatgcaggggacacgggttcgagccccggcccaggaagatcccatggagcaactaagcctgcgcgccacaactgctgagcccgtgcgccacaactactgaagcctgcatgcctagagctcgtgctctgcaacaagagaagccaccgcaatgagaagcccgcacaccgcaacgaagagtagcccccgctcactgcaactagagaaagcccgcatgcagcaacgaagacccaacacagccaaaaataaaatattaatttttttaaaaaaaagaaagaaacgctGTCACGAAGAAGGTAAGAGATTAAcagatgttggagaggatgtggaaaaacaggAACCCTTGTGCCTTGTGCACTGATaacgggaatgtaaattgattcagacaccaaggaaaacaatatggagtttcctcaaaaaaattaaaaacagaactaccatatgatccagcaatcccacttctgggt carries:
- the LENG1 gene encoding leukocyte receptor cluster member 1: MNILPKKSWHVRNKDNVARVRRDEAQAREEEKERERRVLLAQQEARTEFLRKKARHQNSLPAARAAAAGAPSSSGPVDLFRELLEEGKGVSRGNKEYEEEKRREKERQEKALGILTYLGQSAAEAQTQLPWYQLPPRRGGPASGPGPDEKIKNRLDPLWEMQQHLGKKRKHSGDNGGHSRKAKEGPEKRPKEPPSLDQLRAERLQREAAERARAEALLARVGGTAAQEDQPEEVDDRRRRYNSQFNPQLARRPRQQERPLAH
- the TMC4 gene encoding LOW QUALITY PROTEIN: voltage-gated chloride channel TMC4 (The sequence of the model RefSeq protein was modified relative to this genomic sequence to represent the inferred CDS: substituted 1 base at 1 genomic stop codon); translated protein: SRWGACPTASLCDVLPRRHLWTSAPRRPFGAEALIVCGKCRVFPPGQLAARYAPVSGSSLTXGSPCSAGPRDGNRSVAGAVEESPMWEPEAWASSGGWPAPREARTGPSLSSVLNELPSAATLRYRGPGVLPWGALEEEEEEEDGQRSIQSLAEATQKELQEPGPSRELPWPMQARRAHRQSIARSQVAQGSGSRAAHWTLLLRRSKEKVQEGLRSVQPWEWTLKRIGGQFGAGTASYFCLLRFLLLSSVLASVLTACMILLPTWLEGAPPGPPAPNASSPCGSYSPGSQGLVTFSTNLFNLLSGEGFLEWSPLFYGFYPPRPHLAVTYLCSTFAIRLLYLLLILHRSVSGLKQTLLAESGAVTSYSHRVFSAWDFGLSGEAHVRLRQRNILFELQVELEEAAVRRQAAVRTLGQQARVWSVRVLLNMAVVALLGAAFYGVYWATGATVKLQEMPLIQGMPLLKLVVDYLPSIFISGVNFVLPPVFKLIAPLEGYTRSRQIVFILLRTVFLRLASLLVLLFSLWNQITCGGDADAEGCKTCGYNYKELPCWETRLGQEMYKLLLFDLLTGLAVTLLIQFPRKLLCGLCPGALGRFAGTLEFQVPDEVLGLIYAQTVVWVGSFFCPLLPLLNTAKFLLLFYLKKITLFSTCSPASRTFRASTVNFFFPLVLLLGLAISTVPVLYSIFLIPPSKLCGPFRGQPSIWAEIPESVCKLPQTAREFLFFLGTQAFAVPLLLISSILMAYTVALANSYGRLISELKRQIETEAQNKVFLAQRVVALSSANRAL